The sequence TATCCATTCCGCCGTCACCTGTAATCATAATAAATGTAGCATCATCTGATACTTGTATTTCCCCTCTCCGTTTCATTTCAAGAAATGCTTCAACTGTACCAGAGAGAGTAGCCGCTCCATTTTGGAATAAATTATGAATCATTGTTTGCTTATGAGATGTATATGGATAAGCCGTTGTCGTTACATACGCACACCCTGTTTGATATAGAACGACAATATCCCCTTCGATCCCTTTGAAGAACATTTCTAAACCACCGAAGATCCCACAGCCCGGGCAAGCGCCATGACCTGAAGCGAGACGTTTTGGTTTTTCCGTTAACGCACGTAATGGTGGAATTTTTACTTTTAATTTACCGGATTCTTCATCCTGGGTCACTGCAATTAGTCCTGATTTATATACGTCCCTATGCTGTGGTACAATTACAGGCTTTTGCACTTTATCTAATTCGCCTGGCACTACCCCATAATAATCAAATGGTTTTTCAGCATACCCTTTTTGGATGGCATCAATGGCTAGTTTAAAGAATTCATGAGCATCATCCTCGTAAAAGTCTGTTCCTCCTAAACCAAACACTCGACTAAGAACTATTGTGTTATTATGTTCATCAGATTGAAGAGCAGATTTAATTTCATGGGTTAAGTTAGCTCCATTAGCTCCGTATGAATCAGCACGTTCACCAACTAACAACCCTTTAACATTTTTTAGTGCCTCGCAAATTTCTTTTGCCAGGAATGGACGTAGAATGTTGGGACTGATGACTCCTGCTTTAATGCCTTGTGCTCTTAACTTATCAACGGCATCTTTCGCTGATTCCGCTGCTGAATTTAATAGAAATAATGCAACTTCTGCATCTTCCATTCCATATAAATCAAGAACTGGGTATTCTCTTCCAGAAATTTTGGCATATTCTGCTGCTACCTCTTGAAATACTTCTCCTGCCGCATACATGGCTTGGGATTGCTGATAGTGATTATTCATTAAGTTTGGACCATCCATATGGGCCCCAATGGTTACTGGATTTTTTGGATCATTGGCAAAGTTATACTCCCTAGGACATTCTCCGACAAACTCTTGTACAATGCTCCGATCCGTAAAATAGTCCACTCTTCTCTTTTGATGAGATGTCCAGAACCCATCATAGGCAACAATAACTGGCAATCTAACCTTTGAATGCTCAGCAATTTTTAATGCCATAATATTCATATCGTAAACCGCTTGCGGTGTTCTGGCTGTTAAAATAACCCAACCTGTATTTAAGGCAAAATATAAGTCTGAATGATCCCCACGAATATCAAGTGGACCACTAATTGCTCTTGTTACAAGATTTAACACCATGGGAAACCTTGTCCCTGATTGAACAGGCAACTGTTCTAACATATACATAAACCCATTTGCACTTGTTGCGTTAAATACCCGTGCCCCTGTTGCTGCTGCACCATAGCAAATACCAGCTGAGCCATGTTCACCATCCGCTGCAATTAATTTAATATCATGCTCGCCTCTTGCCTTCATTTGATCTAAGTATTGTGCAACTTCTGTTGAAGGAGTAATAGGAAAATAACCCATTATATGATAATTTATTTGGGCAGCGGCCATGGCTGCCATTTCATTTCCAGATTCAAATGTTGTTGTTTGTTCCGCTTTATGCTTTGCTTTTAATTCATTTTCTAAAATAGCCATATTAGTTAGTCCCTCCTGTAACATATGGGAAGTTATGTTTTACACGATTTTGATCAGCAAAGCCTATGGTTTCACGAATTTCTTTAAGAGCAGTCGTTGGACAGGCTTCTACACATTTTAAGCAGCCTTTACAGTATTGGTAATCAATACCTTTTAATACCATTTGCTTACGGCCACGCTTATCCTCTCCTGCTTCCCAAACAAAGCAAAAATCAGGGCATACATTATCGCATTGTGCACAGTTAATACATTCTTCCTGTGTAAACTGTGGTAAGAACCCTTGTCTTGATCCGCTCAAATCTTTTAAGACACTATTTCCTTGCATACGCATTGTTCCGCCAATTTCTTGAGTTAAATACCCTAGAGTTGGTAAAGCGCGATGGAATGCTTTATTAGTCGCATCTTTAGGTGTTTCAATCTTTTTAAATTTTACTTCTTTGTAACCCCGATTAAATGTACGTATGTTTGGTTCTACTAAATGTGGATATTTCTTCTCAAATGTTTTACGGATAACCGTTCTCATATCATCCGGATTTAAGAAATCACAAATTTTAAATAGCGCACCAAGCATGGCTGTGTTTACCTTCGTTTTCTCTTCAACAGCGATTCCTAAAGCATCAATAATGGCGAGTGTACCATATTGTAGCTTTAAGTCTTCTTTTACATTATCAAAGTCCCGGATAGAATTAACTAATACAATTCCCTCAGGATCTAAACCACTAACGACGTCAACAGTTTTATACAACGCTTCATGGAATATTCCTACAACATGTGGCTCTTCAATTGGACTATGGGCCCGAATTTCGACATCCGGATCACAAAATCGAATAAAACTCTTTACAGGAGACCCTTTCTTTTCTGAACCGTATGAAGCAAAATTTGATCCGTTTAAGCCTAAGCCAAGTACACCAGCTTCAGCTAGCATTTTACCTGCTAAATTGGCCCCTAACCCACCAATTGATTCAAGGCGAATTTCAAAAAAGCCTAAGTCATTCTTTTTTGGTAATATAGACATACCTTTCTTTCCTCCTATGAATGAGCAACCAAGGGCTTTCTCATAAACAGACTGATTATACTTAACAAGAGAATTAGTACCTCGGGTTGCTTATAAGAAGCCCCATCTTATGAATAGATAACTCGTTTAGATTTTGTAAAAATTATTCTAGGCTATCAGTTTTAAGTTTGCTGTGATAAAAATCAACACAAATGACCAAATTCTATGAAACAGAAAATTTTTTTGGTAAAATAAACATCAAGATTCCATGAATATAAGCATTACAAGTCGGTGTAACAGTTGAATGCCTATTGTATAACATAACAGTTGTGATCTTGATTTAGTGAGAGCTTTCATTATGAACCATTCATATTTTGCGAAAAATTGGCTAGTATGGAGGAATGATTTAAAATTGGAGACAAATGGAGGCTTTATGAAACAACGTGATAGCTTTTTTGACAACGCTAAATTTATACTGATATTCCTGGTCGTATTTGGACATTTTTTGAGGACCTTTATCAATGACAATGAGCTAATTTACACCTTGTATAAAGTAATTTATACCTTTCATATGCCGGCTTTCATATTAATATCTGGCTTTTTCGCTAAAGGATTTCGAAAAAAAGGGTATATAAAAAAAACAGCAAGAAAGTTAATCTTGCCGTATTTCCTATTTCAAATCATTTATTCTTTGTTTTATTTTTTACTATACGACGATCAATCCCAATTAATGATTGATCCACTCGACCCACATTGGTCACTATGGTTCCTAATCAGTTTATTTTTCTGGAATGTCATGTTATACGCTTTTGTACGATTGCGTGTTGGATATTCGTTACTTTCTGCACTATTAATCGCCTTAGCAGTGGGATTTTTCGACTTTATTTCAGGTTATTTAAGCTTATCACGCACATTCGTTTTCTTTCCTTTGTTTTTACTTGGATTCTACTTAAAAAAAGAGCATTTTTATCGCCTTTTAACTGTTAGAATTAAGATTCTTGCGATGTTCCTTTTTATAACAGTCTTTTTCCTTTTTTATCACTTTCCAACACTGGAATACGAATGGTTATTAGGTTCAAAATCCTATGCAGAAATGGGTGTACAACCGATATATGCCATGTTGATCCGTGGAAGTCTGTATGTGCTTAGCCTAATGATGATGGCCAGCTTCTTTGCGTTAGTTCCAAAAGAGCAATACTTTTTTACAAATCTAGGCCGAAACTCTTTATATGTTTATTTATTACATGGCTTTTTCATTCGAATCTTTCGAGTTAGTGAAGTCAAAGACTACTTCAATAATGTCGAAAGTATATTATTACTGGCAGCTATTTCATTGATTTTAACGCTCATCCTTTCCAGCAAGACCGTTACTTCTTTTGCTCAACCATTGATTGAACTCAAAGTTTCTGACACAAAAAAGCTGTTGGGCAGACTAAAGCTGTATTTAAAATTTTATTGGGAAAAATGGGTGAGTAATTAATTTACTTAAACCTGCTTTATTTAAGCGGGGTTTTTCTTTTTTATCACTTTCATATACAATATAAAGTGATACTTCCATCAGTGGGGGTTCTCTCATCTCCCACTAATCGTAAGCTTTAGGCCAGCAGTTATGCTGGTCACATAGACGTTGACATAGTCGTATTTGCTCTGTGTCCAACTTTCCAAGCTTTACGGGCAAATATCCCCACACCTATCTTCTTTTATAGTACTAAGAATATTGATGTAGAGGTCTTACTGCCCATTAAGCCTGATGAAATAAGAACAATCATCTAAGGAGTTTTATAATGAAGGTTATTACGGCAACATTAAATGCAAAATATATTCATACTAATTTAGCAATCCGTTATTTAAAGGCCTATGCGGAGCCTCACTACGATGTGGAATTGGCTGAGTATACAATTAAAGATCCAATTATGAACATTGTAACAGATCTCATCCAAAAGAAGCCTGATGTGATAGGGTTTAGCTGCTACATTTGGAATATCGAGGAAACGATCAAAGTCATTAAAATGATTAAGAAAATTAATCCATCTATTAAAATTCTCGCTGGAGGACCAGAAGTCTCTTATGATGTTAAAGATTGGATGTCTAAGGTAAAAGAATTTGATTTTATTGTAATTGGTGAAGGAGAAGAAACGTTTAAACAATTACTAGAAGCTTTTGATGGAGAAAATCAGTTTGATGAGATTCCTGGAATTGCCTTTCGTAAAGATGGTGACATTATGATCAACCATCAACGAAATAAATTGGACTTGCGTGAGCTGCCCTCTCCATTTCGATTTCAGGAAGATCTTCCGCACCTTAGCAAACGAGTGACTTATATTGAAACAAGCCGTGGGTGCCCATTTAGCTGTCAATTTTGTTTATCCTCTATTGAGGTTGGAGTCAGATATTTTGATCGCGAAAAAGTTAAAGAAGACATTCGTTATTTAATGGCTAATGGCTCAAAAACAATTAAATTTGTTGATCGTACTTTTAATATTAGCAGAAGTTATGCAATGGAAATGTTTCGCTTTTTGATTGATGAACATGTTCCTGGAACGGTCTTTCAATTTGAAATCACCGCAGACATTATGCGTCCTGAAGTTATACAGTTTTTAAATGAAGAGGCACCACCAGGTTTATTCCGGTTTGAAATTGGTGTTCAGTCAACGAATGATTATACAAATGAGTTAGTAATGAGAAAGCAAAATTTTGAAAAGCTGGCAAGAACGGTAACCATGGTAAAAGAAGGTGGAAAAATTGCCCAGCATTTGGATTTAATTGCCGGACTTCCAGAAGAGGATTATGATTCATTCCGAAAAACGTTTAATGATGTGTTTGCTTTTAGACCCGAAGAATTACAGCTTGGCTTTTTAAAAATGCTGCGAGGAACCGGTTTAAGGTTAAGAGCAGAAGATCATCAATATATTTACAGTGACTCCCCGCCCTATGAAATTTTGGGGAATTCGGTTTTATCATTTGATGAAATTATCCGTATTAAACAAGTAGAAGATGTGTTGGAAAAGTATTGGAATGATCACCGAATGGATTATACGATTGAATACTTAATATCAGAAGTATTTCCCACCCCTTTTGACTTTTTCCAAGAGTTTGGAACTTATTGGGAAGAAAGAGGCTGGTCAAAGATCGGACATCAATTAGAGGATCTATTCAAAAGGCTGAATGAATTTCTCCTCGATCGTCAGACAAAAAAACTTGAAACGATCACTGATTTAATGAAATTCGATTATCTTTCCAAACAGCGCTATAAACCGCGTAAATCATGGTGGGAGCCTACATTATCTAAAAAAGATCGTTCTAAATTTTATCAAGCGATACTCAATAATCCATCGCTTATTAAAGGGGTAAATCTCGATGAAAAAGATTTATATAAACACACATTAATTGAGCCCCTGACCTTTGATATCGAACAATATATTGAACAAAAAACGATTGAATATGAACCAACGCTTCTGTTTATTTATTACAACCCAAAAAGTGAAAAACCGGTGATTCAATCCATTAAGGATATTTACTCTGTCCTGAATTAAACAATATCAGGCTGTCTCATAATTGAAATGAGACAGCCTCTTTTTATTTTTTCTTTCTTTTTGCCTTTTCTTGATTCATAGCTGGAATTTCGTACAATTTACTTGCATTTATATCGCCAAATTCCATCCCAAACTCAACATTGGCATGTTGCTTCGGCCTTTTATTATTTCCTTTTTTACTCATGACGGCTTCTTCCTTCTCTTCCTTGTTTTGAATTACGGTTAGCACCTTTCATTGGGTTTTCCCCTGCAGCAAATTCAGCGGAAAACTCCGTTTCTTGAAGATTCTTTTTTGGTGTTTTACTATGTTTTTCAACAGCATCAAATTGAGCTTTACGTTTGGCCATTTTCATACCTCCCTTTAACCTGTATTTTTCACCTGAAAACGTTTTTCATTCTATACGAGCTTTTCCTTTTTTTTCAACAAATAATATATACTAACTGACGAACAATAAAGGTAAAAAAGGAGGTTTGTATTTGACATCCAAGAATCGAATCGATATAGACGGGACTCTTCCACACCAAATCAATGCACCAAGTTTCAAAGGAACACCAATTAAAATGAAGCCCCCTTTTATCAATTCTTACGGAGTCACAATTGGAGATAGTTACTACACATCGAAGGAATCTCCTTTAGAAAATTGGAGCGAGGAAACGGATCCTGCAATTATGTCTGGAAGTGAATGGGTTCATCCCACCAATGATATTGGCTGGAATACACTAGAAAACCATGAGTTGCTAGAAAACTTAAAGCAACCGGAGAGGTCAGAAGCCTTTATGCATCCTACGATTAATACTGGTAAAGATGCGGATTAATATCAACATTCATCTCATTCCATTGATCCGTCAAAGACGTAAAAAGGTATACAGGAGACCTGTATACCTTTAACCAATAATAATTCGTTCTTTTGGATAATGATAATGTAAATCAGGTTCTTTGCCTCGAAGCAATAAGAAAAAGGAAACTAGTCCGATTCGACCGATAAACATTAAGATCATAATAACCCATTTTCCAAAGGTTGTTAGTTCTGTTGTGATCCCCATTGATAAACCCGTTGTTCCAAATGCTGAACAAACCTCAAACACAATAGCCAATAATGGCAGACTCTCTGAAATGGATAAAATAATAATCGCAAAAAAACAGATCATAAACGATAATATTGTTACTGCTAAGGCTTTCCTCACATCATCCTCATAAATCTCCCTTTTAAAAATCTTTATATCTTTTCGACCTTTTGCAAAATGATATAAAAATAAAAGATTAAGGGCAAATGTAGTGGTTCGAATTCCGCCGCCAACAGAACTTGGTGAGGCACCTATAAACATAAGTAAACTAATCACTAGTAATGTTGGTTCAGTGAAATGATTGACATCTATAGTTGATAATCCGCCACTTCTCGTCGTTGCTGATTGAAAAAAAGCATAAAAAAATGCTTCATGCCAATCCATCCCTTTGAAACTGTGTTGGAATTCTAATAAGATAATCACAATGGTACCCAAAGCCAACAAACCTGCAAATGTAATGGTAGTAATTTTTGTAAACAAAGAAAATCGGAAAGGCAGGGAAAGTTGTTTTCTATTGAAAAGATAATGTTTCAATTCAATCAATACAGGAAAGCCTATCGCCCCTAGAGTAATCAATAATATGAGGACCAATTGGATGAGATAGTCATTGGCATAAGGCATCATAGACGCTGCTGTTAAATCAAGTCCAGCATTTGTTGTCGCACTGATCGATGTAAATAGTCCATGGAAAAATGCTTCCTGTACTGTTGCATAATAATCTATAAAGAGAAATCCCAATATAATGGCACCGACCCCTTCAATGATTAAAATTAATTTCAGTATTTCAATCATTAAGGCAACTAAACCCGAAAGACTGGACTGATTGTGATCAATCATAATTAATTGTCTTCCACGTAAACCTATTTTTTTGCCGATTAATAGCCAAACAAAGGTTCCGAGTGACATAACCCCAATCCCGCCGAATTGAAAGATAAACATTAGAACAAAAATTCCAAATGTACTATAGGTCTCAGATATGTTCAGAACGGTTAGTCCCGTTACACTCACCGAACTGACGGCAGTAAAGATCGTATCTAATAAAGGGACTTCAACTCCCTCTTGATGAACACCTGGGAGTCTTAATAATAAAACTGAAACCGTTACAGCGATAAAATAAAAGGAAAAAATTGCTCTTGCAGGTGTCAAATTATCGAGTATGTATTTAAATCGATTCCTCATAAGTTGCTGTCCTTTCAAATAACTAATCCTATCTTAACGAATATACCCTTTTATTAAAAGAAATATAAGGATATTTTTCTTTATTATACCCATGACGTGAAACATTTCCACTCATTAAATTGTTATTAGCGATCATACTAGAATTACAGAGAAACAAACTCTGGTGCTATTCAATAAGGAGATGAATACAATGGCTAGAAGCAGTAATAAACTACTAGTTCCTGGCATCGAACAATATCTTGATCAAGTTAAATATGAAATTGCTCAAGAATTTGGGGTTCACCTTGGTTCAGATACCGTTGCCCGTGCCAATGGCTCTGTTGGCGGAGAGATAACGAAAAGGTTAGTCCAACAAGCCCAAGCTCATTTATCTGGAAAATAAAAAGTTATTAATTGTTACTTCCATTCAGCAGTGGGTTTTTCCCCATTATGGTTAGTTAAGTCAAACAATATGCTGATCACATAGATGTTGCCGCAGGCGTATTTAGTCTGTGTTCATCTTTCAGGTCTATACACGCAGTTTGTCCCGGTCACTATTTTCTACTAACCATTTTAAAAAAAACAGAGGAAATCACTCCTCTGTTTTTTCTATTACTGATCCATTGGATTATATAATTTAACATCTGGATTTTTTTCTTGAAACCATCTTAATGCAAAATCATTTTCAAATAAAAAGACTTTATTTCCGTAACGATCGGTAACAAGTAGACTTCTTGAACTTGATAAGTTGTCATTTACATCGTCATTTTCAACCCAACGTGCAATTTTTGACCCTTGTCCTTCCATAATTACATCCACATTGTACTCATTTTTCATCCGGTGTTCAAACACCTCAAATTGTAATTGGCCAACAGCCCCAAGTAAGTAGTCCTCCATCCTCGTCTTATACAATTGAATTGCCCCTTCTTGGACTAACTGCTGGATGCCTTTATGAAAATGCTTTTGCTTCATGACATTTTTAGCCGTTACTCTAACAAACAGCTCAGGTGTAAACTGTGGCAATCTTTCAAATTCAAAAGAATCCTTACCGGTCGTTAAAGTATCGCCAATTTGATAAGTACCTGTATCATATAAACCAATGATATCTCCACTAACCGCTTCATTTACTGTACTTCGATCGTCTGCCATAAATTGAGTGGATTGTGAAAGCTTGATTTGCTTCCCGGTTCTTGGCAGATTTACCGTCATTCCCCGCTCAAATTTACCTGAACATATTCGTAAAAAGGCAATCCGATCACGATGAGCTGGATTCATATTCGCTTGAATTTTAAAAATAAAGCCGGAGAAACTCTCAGATAAAGGATCAACTTTGCCAACCGTTGATTCTCGTGGTTGTGGAGGTGGAGCAAATTGTAAATACGTTTCCAAAAAGGTTTGTACACCAAAATTAGTTAACGCACTGCCAAAAAATACAGGTGTTAATGATCCATCAGCAAGTTTTTCCTTTGAAAATTCATTTCCAGCTTCATTTAAAAGCATAATTTCTTCCAAAGTCTGATCGTATAATGCATTTTCCTTTATTGGATGATCATCATCTAATTCCCCATCCTCATTCAATGCTAAGAACCGTTTTGATTCTTCAACACGAAACTGTTCAATTCGATTATGAAATCGATCATATATCCCTAAGAACTCTTTCCCCATTCCAATCGGCCAATTCATTGGGTATGATTCAATGTTCATCACCTCTTCTAGTTCGGCTAGTAGCTCAAGAGGTGTTCTTCCATCACGGTCCAGCTTATTAATAAACGTAAAAATTGGAATGCCTCTCATCCGGCAAACTTTAAATAACTTTAACGTCTGTTCTTCAATCCCTTTTGCCGAATCAATGATCATGACCGCACTATCAACCGCCATTAATGTCCGGTAGGTATCTTCACTAAAATCTTGGTGACCTGGTGTGTCTAAAATATTAACCTTTGTTCCATGATAATCAAATTGCATAACACTAGAAGTGACTGAGATCCCCCGTTGCTTCTCAATTTCCATCCAGTCACTTGTTGCATACTTACCTGTTTTTTTTCCTTTGACTGTACCTGCATCGCGAATCGCCCCTCCAAACAACAATAACTTTTCCGTTAAGGTTGTTTTCCCAGCATCCGGGTGGGAAATTATCGCAAAGGTACGGCGTGATTTTACTTCATCTATTAATGTATTTGCCATCGTAATTCCTCACTTTAAAAGGATCAATTTAATCTTTAACTTTTAAATCATATCGCTATCAAAAGTAGTTTGCAATAAAAAATATTCACACCTGTTTCATATTCTATAATAAAAATACAAATCCTTTCAATGTTGTCGAAATCTGTTATAATTAGTAAAAAAGAAGATTATTAAGAAATGTAGGGGAACTAGTTGTGCTAGTTGAGATAGTATCCATAATAGATACTGACCCTTGAACCTGATCTGGTTAATACCGGCGGAGGAAACATATTCTAAACAATTTACACGTTGTTAAAGTATGCATCCGGTCTTTTTCGGGTGCTTTTTTGTTTTGTAAGCGAACTAAAATTTTGAGGAGGATAAAAACATGAAAAAGTGGCTTATCATCTTACTTGTAACCCTATTTTTAGCTGCTTGCGGCAATCAAAATGACAATGAGACTGAAAACAATCAGACTTCCCAAGATGAAAAGTTAAAAAAACTGACTGTTGTATTAGACTGGACACCAAACACCAATCATACA is a genomic window of Niallia sp. XMNu-256 containing:
- a CDS encoding TrkH family potassium uptake protein, whose product is MRNRFKYILDNLTPARAIFSFYFIAVTVSVLLLRLPGVHQEGVEVPLLDTIFTAVSSVSVTGLTVLNISETYSTFGIFVLMFIFQFGGIGVMSLGTFVWLLIGKKIGLRGRQLIMIDHNQSSLSGLVALMIEILKLILIIEGVGAIILGFLFIDYYATVQEAFFHGLFTSISATTNAGLDLTAASMMPYANDYLIQLVLILLITLGAIGFPVLIELKHYLFNRKQLSLPFRFSLFTKITTITFAGLLALGTIVIILLEFQHSFKGMDWHEAFFYAFFQSATTRSGGLSTIDVNHFTEPTLLVISLLMFIGASPSSVGGGIRTTTFALNLLFLYHFAKGRKDIKIFKREIYEDDVRKALAVTILSFMICFFAIIILSISESLPLLAIVFEVCSAFGTTGLSMGITTELTTFGKWVIMILMFIGRIGLVSFFLLLRGKEPDLHYHYPKERIIIG
- a CDS encoding peptide chain release factor 3 encodes the protein MANTLIDEVKSRRTFAIISHPDAGKTTLTEKLLLFGGAIRDAGTVKGKKTGKYATSDWMEIEKQRGISVTSSVMQFDYHGTKVNILDTPGHQDFSEDTYRTLMAVDSAVMIIDSAKGIEEQTLKLFKVCRMRGIPIFTFINKLDRDGRTPLELLAELEEVMNIESYPMNWPIGMGKEFLGIYDRFHNRIEQFRVEESKRFLALNEDGELDDDHPIKENALYDQTLEEIMLLNEAGNEFSKEKLADGSLTPVFFGSALTNFGVQTFLETYLQFAPPPQPRESTVGKVDPLSESFSGFIFKIQANMNPAHRDRIAFLRICSGKFERGMTVNLPRTGKQIKLSQSTQFMADDRSTVNEAVSGDIIGLYDTGTYQIGDTLTTGKDSFEFERLPQFTPELFVRVTAKNVMKQKHFHKGIQQLVQEGAIQLYKTRMEDYLLGAVGQLQFEVFEHRMKNEYNVDVIMEGQGSKIARWVENDDVNDNLSSSRSLLVTDRYGNKVFLFENDFALRWFQEKNPDVKLYNPMDQ
- a CDS encoding acyltransferase family protein — protein: MKQRDSFFDNAKFILIFLVVFGHFLRTFINDNELIYTLYKVIYTFHMPAFILISGFFAKGFRKKGYIKKTARKLILPYFLFQIIYSLFYFLLYDDQSQLMIDPLDPHWSLWFLISLFFWNVMLYAFVRLRVGYSLLSALLIALAVGFFDFISGYLSLSRTFVFFPLFLLGFYLKKEHFYRLLTVRIKILAMFLFITVFFLFYHFPTLEYEWLLGSKSYAEMGVQPIYAMLIRGSLYVLSLMMMASFFALVPKEQYFFTNLGRNSLYVYLLHGFFIRIFRVSEVKDYFNNVESILLLAAISLILTLILSSKTVTSFAQPLIELKVSDTKKLLGRLKLYLKFYWEKWVSN
- a CDS encoding alpha/beta-type small acid-soluble spore protein; amino-acid sequence: MARSSNKLLVPGIEQYLDQVKYEIAQEFGVHLGSDTVARANGSVGGEITKRLVQQAQAHLSGK
- a CDS encoding thiamine pyrophosphate-dependent enzyme, which encodes MAILENELKAKHKAEQTTTFESGNEMAAMAAAQINYHIMGYFPITPSTEVAQYLDQMKARGEHDIKLIAADGEHGSAGICYGAAATGARVFNATSANGFMYMLEQLPVQSGTRFPMVLNLVTRAISGPLDIRGDHSDLYFALNTGWVILTARTPQAVYDMNIMALKIAEHSKVRLPVIVAYDGFWTSHQKRRVDYFTDRSIVQEFVGECPREYNFANDPKNPVTIGAHMDGPNLMNNHYQQSQAMYAAGEVFQEVAAEYAKISGREYPVLDLYGMEDAEVALFLLNSAAESAKDAVDKLRAQGIKAGVISPNILRPFLAKEICEALKNVKGLLVGERADSYGANGANLTHEIKSALQSDEHNNTIVLSRVFGLGGTDFYEDDAHEFFKLAIDAIQKGYAEKPFDYYGVVPGELDKVQKPVIVPQHRDVYKSGLIAVTQDEESGKLKVKIPPLRALTEKPKRLASGHGACPGCGIFGGLEMFFKGIEGDIVVLYQTGCAYVTTTAYPYTSHKQTMIHNLFQNGAATLSGTVEAFLEMKRRGEIQVSDDATFIMITGDGGMDIGMGSAIGTALRGHNLIMLEYDNEGYMNTGSQMSYSTPFGHMTSTSNVGRTQKGKAFHHKDTAQIMAATNIPYVFTGTEALPQDLVKKAAKAQWYAQNVGPVYGKILIACPLNWKSDDRYGEVIIGAAVNSCFFPLYEVDQGETTITYDPEAKKKRIPVADWLKYMGKTKHLLKEENKEMLDTFEAEVERRWNILKAKHENPLL
- a CDS encoding DUF3905 domain-containing protein; translated protein: MTSKNRIDIDGTLPHQINAPSFKGTPIKMKPPFINSYGVTIGDSYYTSKESPLENWSEETDPAIMSGSEWVHPTNDIGWNTLENHELLENLKQPERSEAFMHPTINTGKDAD
- a CDS encoding DUF4080 domain-containing protein, whose product is MKVITATLNAKYIHTNLAIRYLKAYAEPHYDVELAEYTIKDPIMNIVTDLIQKKPDVIGFSCYIWNIEETIKVIKMIKKINPSIKILAGGPEVSYDVKDWMSKVKEFDFIVIGEGEETFKQLLEAFDGENQFDEIPGIAFRKDGDIMINHQRNKLDLRELPSPFRFQEDLPHLSKRVTYIETSRGCPFSCQFCLSSIEVGVRYFDREKVKEDIRYLMANGSKTIKFVDRTFNISRSYAMEMFRFLIDEHVPGTVFQFEITADIMRPEVIQFLNEEAPPGLFRFEIGVQSTNDYTNELVMRKQNFEKLARTVTMVKEGGKIAQHLDLIAGLPEEDYDSFRKTFNDVFAFRPEELQLGFLKMLRGTGLRLRAEDHQYIYSDSPPYEILGNSVLSFDEIIRIKQVEDVLEKYWNDHRMDYTIEYLISEVFPTPFDFFQEFGTYWEERGWSKIGHQLEDLFKRLNEFLLDRQTKKLETITDLMKFDYLSKQRYKPRKSWWEPTLSKKDRSKFYQAILNNPSLIKGVNLDEKDLYKHTLIEPLTFDIEQYIEQKTIEYEPTLLFIYYNPKSEKPVIQSIKDIYSVLN
- a CDS encoding 2-oxoacid:acceptor oxidoreductase family protein, encoding MSILPKKNDLGFFEIRLESIGGLGANLAGKMLAEAGVLGLGLNGSNFASYGSEKKGSPVKSFIRFCDPDVEIRAHSPIEEPHVVGIFHEALYKTVDVVSGLDPEGIVLVNSIRDFDNVKEDLKLQYGTLAIIDALGIAVEEKTKVNTAMLGALFKICDFLNPDDMRTVIRKTFEKKYPHLVEPNIRTFNRGYKEVKFKKIETPKDATNKAFHRALPTLGYLTQEIGGTMRMQGNSVLKDLSGSRQGFLPQFTQEECINCAQCDNVCPDFCFVWEAGEDKRGRKQMVLKGIDYQYCKGCLKCVEACPTTALKEIRETIGFADQNRVKHNFPYVTGGTN